The Henckelia pumila isolate YLH828 chromosome 2, ASM3356847v2, whole genome shotgun sequence genome includes a window with the following:
- the LOC140878885 gene encoding uncharacterized protein encodes MLAHLSAHDDDMWFVVTYGLMKIMKTNTPTAITAGAPHMIEKPRVEWTSKDRKKASLDNVSRDILYKTLDKNMFSKIKICTTAKEIGEKLTQLCEENDQTKENKLMVAIQKFDNIKMKPREIMNEFDERFNSIMIELNVLGKSYSNREVALKVMRALPCEWDVKTVAMRESKDLNKIKLHDLFADLKAYEFELGVRTEEGTSTSQVTKALTAADKTPTTKSAKQLSSFAISLFVKKFGRFMRKNHKNFQSTNRSNFRRKKPVNDNQACYNCGKEGHFISDCTKPKKDEKITSHKKISREERKNSEERRNKRHY; translated from the coding sequence atgctGGCACACTTATCAGCAcatgatgatgatatgtggttcgTGGTTACATATGGACTCATGAAGATCATGAAAACCAACACTCCTACTGCTATTACTGCTGGTGCTCCACATATGATAGAAAAGCCTCGAGTTGAATGGACCTCTAAGGATAGGAAGAAAGCCAGCCTGGATAATGTTTCCAGAGATATCTTATACAAAACTTtggacaaaaacatgtttagcaagatcaaaaTATGCACTACGGCCAAGGAAATAGGGGAGAAGCTCACACAACTGTGTGAAGAAAATGATCAAACAAAGGAGAACAAGCTTATGGTGGCCATTCAAAAGTTTGATAACATAAAGATGAAACCAAGAGAAATAATGAAtgagtttgatgaaagattcaACAGCATTATGATCGAGCTAAATGTACTTGGGAAAAGTTACAGCAACAGAGAAGTAGCTCTGAAAGTCATGAGAGCTCTACCTTGTGAATGGGATGTGAAAACTGTAGCTATGAGAGAATCCAAGGATCTCAATAAGATCAAATTACATGATCTATTTGCAGATCTTAAAGCATATGAATTCGAACTGGGAGTTCGAACTGAAGAAGGGACATCCACCTCACAAGTGACCAAAGCTCTCACTGCAGCAGATAAAACCCCAACAACCAAGTCTGCAAAACAACTCAGTAGTTTTGCAATTTCACTATTTGTTAAAAAGTTCGGAAGATTTATGAGAAAGAATCACAAGAATTTCCAAAGCACAAACAGATCAAACTTCAGAAGAAAAAAACCAGTGAATGATAATCAAGcttgctacaactgtggcaaGGAAGGGCACTTCATATCTGACTGcaccaaaccaaagaaagatgAGAAAATAACATCACACAAGAAGATCTCCagagaagaaagaaaaaattcaGAAGAAAGAAGGAACAAAAGGCACTATTAG